One Myxocyprinus asiaticus isolate MX2 ecotype Aquarium Trade chromosome 20, UBuf_Myxa_2, whole genome shotgun sequence genomic region harbors:
- the LOC127411564 gene encoding HHIP-like protein 1 translates to MSAMWYFCDVLGRIWQSPFILFYLLAFWIAPVFLHPQCLDFKPPFQPEQELQFCQMYKHLGCCDYARDQELMAKYYRIMDNFDYYGYSNCAAYVQDLLCQECSPYAAHLFDAEDPSTVIRTIPGLCPDYCSQFHSKCSSFLTLLSDDPRLEELKHDQRKLCQYLKLDDPDYCYPHLLSNEWLTKNLGRTSADSEGCLQLCLEEVANGLRNPLAMVHANDGTHRFFIAEQVGLVWVYLPDRSKLEKPFLNITKAVLTSPWEGDERGFLGLTFHPNFKYNGKLFVYYSVEVGFDERIRISEFRISSADMNVVDHSSERIILEIDEPASNHNGGQLLFANDGYLYIFTGDGGMAGDPFGKFGNAQNKSALLGKVLRIDVDANEKGPLYRIPPDNPFVHEPNARPEVYAYGVRNMWRCSVDRGDPYTKEGKGRIFCGDVGQNKFEEIDIVEKGRNYGWRAKEGFSCYDKKLCANSSLDDVLPIYAYPHKMGKSVTGGYVYRGCENPNLNGMYIFGDFMSGRMMSLKENRNTGIWEYNEICMGMGLTCSFPGLINNYYPYIISFAEDVAGELYFMSTKIPSATSPTGVVYKIVDPSRRAPPGKCHYDPLSVRVKSNLIPFKPKETLKGVDIPTKHPRLSNAEQPPDAASENWLQELLDILREQDGQLTPTPVTPTTAKRLRTSRQRKGRRRKGKQKNGAVRLVGDKEGQRDRGRVEIYANGEWGTVCDDLWNTKNAVVVCRQLGFRHALKAAKHAEFGEGKDLKIILDDVQCEGTEETLLDCQHAGVGMHNCAHYEDAGVICGNSVSGLE, encoded by the exons ATGAGCGCTATGTGGTACTTTTGCGATGTTCTCGGTCGTATATGGCAATCGccgttcattttgttttatttgttagcGTTTTGGATAGCACCTGTGTTCTTGCATCCACAATGCTTGGATTTTAAGCCCCCATTTCAGCCTGAACAAGAGCTTCAGTTCTGTCAAATGTATAAACACTTAGGCTGCTGCGATTATGCCAGGGACCAAGAGCTGATGGCAAAATATTATCGAATAATGGATAACTTCGATTATTACGGATATTCGAACTGTGCCGCGTACGTGCAAGATCTGCTCTGTCAG GAATGCTCTCCATATGCTGCTCACCTTTTTGATGCCGAGGACCCCAGCACAGTCATACGCACCATACCTGGACTGTGCCCAGACTACTGTTCTCAATTCCATTCCAAGTGCAGTTCTTTTCTGACCTTGTTGTCTGACGATCCACGTCTTGAAGAACTTAAGCATGATCAGCGCAAGCTTTGTCAGTACCTGAAGTTGGATGACCCAGACTACTGTTATCCTCATCTCCTAAGCAATGAATGGTTAACCAAAAACCTGGGCCGCACTTCAGCTGACTCTGAAGGCTGCTTGCAGCTGTGCTTGGAGGAGGTTGCCAATGGTCTCAGAAACCCTCTTGCCATGGTTCATGCCAATGATGGCACGCACAGGTTTTTCATTGCCGAACAAGTCGGCTTGGTCTGGGTATACCTTCCAGACCGCTCAAAGCTTGAGAAACCGTTTCTAAACATCACCAAGGCTGTGTTGACATCTCCATGGGAAGGCGATGAAAGAGGCTTTTTGGGACTCACCTTTCACCCCAACTTTAAATACAATGGGAAGTTGTTTGTGTACTACTCTGTGGAAGTGGGCTTTGATGAGAGAATACGAATCAGTGAATTCCGGATCTCCTCTGCAGATATGAATGTGGTTGACCACAGCTCAGAGAG AATCATTTTAGAGATTGATGAACCTGCCTCTAATCACAATGGTGGTCAGCTTCTGTTTGCCAATGATGGATACTTATACATCTTTACTGGGGATGGTGGAATGGCAGGAGATCCATTTGGGAAATTTGGAAATGCACAGAACAA ATCTGCCCTTTTGGGAAAGGTTCTTCGCATTGACGTAGATGCCAATGAAAAGGGGCCACTGTATAGAATTCCACCGGACAATCCATTTGTGCATGAACCTAACGCTCGGCCAGAGGTGTATGCCTATGGGGTCCGAAATATGTGGAGATGCTCAGTAGACAGAGGAGATCCATACACAAAGGAAGGAAAAGGACGAATCTTCTGTGGGGATGTGGGCCAGAATAAGTTCGAGGAAATAGACATTGTGGAGAAGGGCCGGAATTATGGCTGGAGAGCAAAAGAAGGTTTCTCTTGTTATGACAAGAAACTCTGTGCCAACAGCTCCTTAG ATGATGTCCTTCCAATTTATGCATATCCACACAAAATGGGCAAATCTGTCACAGGTGGATATGTTTACAGAGGCTGTGAAAATCCTAATTTAAATGGCATGTACATATTCGGAGACTTTATGAGTGG ACGCATGATGAGTTTAAAAGAAAACAGAAACACAGGCATTTGGGAGTACAATGAGATTTGCATGGGCATGGGTCTGACATGTTCATTTCCAGGGCTCATCAACAATTACTACCCATACATAATTTCATTCGCAGAGGATGTAGCAG GTGAACTCTATTTCATGTCTACCAAAATACCCAGTGCAACATCCCCTACAGGTGTTGTGTACAAGATTGTTGATCCCTCGag ACGTGCACCTCCAGGAAAATGTCATTACGACCCACTTTCAGTCCGTGTTAAGAGCAACCTTATACCATTCAAGCCAAAGGAAA CTTTAAAAGGAGTCGATATTCCAACAAAGCATCCTAGACTCTCAAATGCAGAGCAGCCTCCTGATGCTGCCTCAGAAAACTGGTTACAAGAGCTGTTGGACATCTTAAGGGAGCAGGATGGACAACTCACCCCCACTCCAGTCACCCCAACTACAGCCAAGCGTCTCCGAACATCCAGGCAACGGAAGGGTAGACGCAGAAAGGGCAAGCAAAAGAACGGAGCTGTGAGACTGGTTGGAGATAAAGAGGGTCAGAGGGATCGGGGAAGGGTGGAGATATATGCTAATGGGGAATGGGGGACTGTTTGTGATGATCTCTGGAACACAAAGAACGCTGTGGTGGTCTGCCGGCAGCTCGGGTTCCGCCATGCACTTAAGGCTGCAAAGCATGCCGAGTTTGGGGAGGGGAAGGACCTGAAGATTATTTTGGATGATGTGCAGTGTGAGGGGACAGAGGAAACCCTTCTGGACTGTCAGCATGCTGGAGTTGGCATGCACAACTGTGCACATTATGAAGATGCAGGAGTAATATGTGGAAATTCAGTTTCAGGCCTGGAATAG